GCGACGTGGGCCTACCGCAAGCGGGTCTGAGGGCGTCCTTCACGGGGGTGTGGACGCTGCGGGGAGTGTCTGTGTCCGGGTTCCACAGCCGGGCACAGACACTCCCTTTCTCATCTGGGCTTACGGCTTCCGGCCCCGTTCGAGCCAGGCACGCATGAGGTCGGCGGCCAGCCAATGTCCTCGGCTGTCCGCTTCCTCGACGGCCGAAACGCCCTCGTGGCGACGGCTCGGGTCGGCACCGCGCGCGAGGAGAAAGGCGGTGACGTCGACGTGCAATGGCTCGCCGCTTTGGATGTGGCCGTCGACTTCGGCGTCGATGGCGTGCCGCAGCAGAGTCCAGCCGTCGCCGATGTCGTCCTCGACGTCGTGACCGGCGTCGAGGAGCGCCCGCAAGCGTGGCAGGTCTTCAAGTTCGACTGCTTGGTGAGCTGCTGACCACACGCCTGGGCTCCTTCGCGCTATGCGGGACGCCGCAGGTTATCGCCAGCTGTCAGCGCGGCTGACGACCTGTCGCGAGATGGCCGGTCAGCCGCTCCCAGTTGCCGGACCCGATCGCGGCCTTCTCTTCCTCGCTGAACGGCACCTGCTCCAGAAACGACCGCGCGACCCCGCCGCTCGTGTCCAGGTAAGGGAATCCGCCCGGCCGCGTGCCGAAGGTGTAGGGATAGTCGGTCGAGTACAGCATCCGCCCGGTCCCGACCACCTCCGCCGTCCAGCGCAGGTACCGTTCGCTGACCGTGCCGCTGCCCGCGATCCAGAAGTTCTGCCGGAAGTAGTCGGCCAGCGGTTGCCGCAGTCCGGCCATCCCGCCCAAGACGCCGACGTGGTCCAGGTAGAACAGGACCACCTCGCCCCAGTGTCCGGCGATCACCTGCAGTTCGGGATGCCGGTCGAAGACGCCGGAGAAGATCATCCGCAGGTATTGCACGCCGAGGTCGTAGTACCAGCCGAGTCCGGCGGTCGCCAGAGCCGCGCCGACGCCGTTGGGCAGGCCCGAGTAGTACACGTCCTGTACCGCCCGCACCGGCGCTTGGGGGTGGAAATGCAGCGGGGCGCGCAGTCTTGCGGCGGTGGCGTAGAGGTCGTCGAATTCCGGTGCGTCGGCCAGTTTCTCGCCGGTGCGCCCGTACAGCATCGCGCCGCGGAAGCCCAGGCCCACCGCGCGTTCCAGTTCCTCGGCCGCGGCTTCGGGCGAGGACGTCGGGAGGGTGGCGAAGGCTTGATACCGCGTGGGATTCGCGGCGACGATCTCGGCGAGTGCGTCGTTGGCTTCGCGCGCGACTGGCACGGCGTCGGCAGCCGGCAGGTTCTGCACACCGGGAGTGGTGAGAGACAGCACCGCGACGTCGATGCCCTGCTCGTCCATGTCGGCGAGGCGTTCGTCGCCGACGTCGAGAAGCTTTCGAGTGACCGGGTGGCCCTCGGGATAACCGTGCGGCTGAAGCCCCGCCTTCGCCCACGCGTCGCGCAGGACAGGCAGGATCACGTGTTCTTCCAGGGCGACGATACGCATGACAGCTCCTCGACGTTTCCAGTGATACCCACGAGAGCGTATCACTGAAAACATCAGTGGAAGCAAGATTCAGTTATCACCGATAACACAGGACCGCTCCGCCCGGACCGCCCCGATCGCCTCGGCCCGGTCCAGCCGCGAGGTCTCGGCCACGAGCGCCTCGTACCGTTCCGCGCCCAGGTCCCGGGTCAGGTTGGCGATCAGCTCCCGGACCTCCGGGCTCCCCAGGTCGAACCGCCCACGCACCACCGCGCTCAGCGCCAGCATCCGCGCGGACTCCTCCAGCCGCCCCTGCTGGTACCGGATCCGCGCCAGCAACTCGACCATGCCAGCGAGGTCCGGCATGTCGAAGCGCCCGGCCGTCTGCTCGATCACCTCGAACACCGCCGGCTCCGCCTCGTCCGGGCGGCCTTCCGCGAGCAGCAGCCCGGCCTCGATCGCGGCGAGCCATTCCGCTTCGAAACCCTCCGGCGTCGGCCAGTCCGCCCGTGCCGACTTCATTTCCCGGAACACCTCGCGCGCCTGCGCGATGTTGCGCTCGCGGATCAGCAGCTCGGCGCGGCCGAGCAACAGGATCAGGCGCAATCCGTTGTTGCCGCCGGAAGACGCGTAGCGTTCCGCGGCCTCCATGTCCCGCCAGGCGCCCTCCTGGTCGCCGGCGCGCGACCGTTCCACCGCCAGCCGCCACCACTGCTGCACGATGTCGTCCCTGGACCGCAGCTCCATCACGAGCCGCAAACCCTCGGTGTACCCGGCGATCGCCGCCTCGTGGTCGCCGGATTGCGACAGCGCCGCGGCCCGGAAACCGTGCGTCATGCCGAGGCCCCAGCGGTCGCCGACCTCGGCGAAACCCTGGTGCGCGAGTTCTCGCGCCCGCTCCGCGCCCTCGAGGTCGCCCATGTCGCCGAGGACGAAGCTCTCCGCCCAGTGTCCGGCGGCGCGGCTCCACAGGTCGTCCCGTTCGACCGCACGGCGGATCTCGCGCTTCGCCAGCTCGCGTTCGCCGTTGAGGTAAGCCACTATCGGCAATCCCACCCACAGCCACGGATTCCGTTCCGCCGCACCGGTCCGTACGCATTCGTCGACCAGTTCGGGAACGTCCGCCTCGACCTGCGGACCGGACATGGCCAGCATCAGCACCTGGCTCAACCGCAGGCTCGCCGCGAGGTCGGGCGGCAGCTGCGCGCCCAGTTCGAGCACCTCGTCGACGAACTGCGCGGCCCGCTCGTTCTGGCCGACGATGTTGAGATACCAGAACAACCCGAACAGCAGCCGGGCCGCCGATTCCGCGGCTCCCGACTCGATCGCCGCCCGCAGCGCGGAGGTGAAGTTGTCGCTGTCGTGCTCGTAGACGTCGATCGCCCGCAGCTGATCCCGTCCGCGCAGCAAGGGCTCGTTGCGGTGCGCCAGTTCCGCGTAATAGGCGACCATCGCCACCCGCATCCGCTCCTGCTCACCGGATTCGGCGAGCCGCTCGGACGCGTACGCACGCAGGGTTTCCAGCAGGCGGTAGCGCAGGCCCACCACGTCCACAATGGACTTCTCGACCAGCGAACCCAGCACGTACACGATGTCTTCCGCGGGCAGTTCGTCGTCCGCGCAGACGTTTTCCACCGCCTCCTCGGAAAAACTCGCCGCGAACACCGCGAGCCTGCGCGCGAGCCGGACCTCCGCGTCGCTCAGCAGATCCCAGCTCCACTCCACCACCGCGCGCAGCGTGCGCTGCCGCGGCAACGCCGTCCGGCTGCCGGAGGTGAGCAACCGGAACCGGTCGTCCAGGCGTTCGGCGATCTGCTGTGCGGTCATCGACCGCAACCGCGCGGCGGCCAGTTCGAGCGCGAGCGGCATTCCGTCGAGCCGGCGGCAGATCTGCCGCACCGAGTCCACTGTGGACTCGTCGAGCCGGAATCCCGGGCGCACCGCCATCGCGCGGTCGAGGAACAGCCGGACGGAATCGAGCGTGCCGACGTCCGAGGGCGGCGCGGTCTCGTCCGGCACCGGCAGCGGACCGAGCGGGCACAGCGTTTCCCCGGTGATCGCCAACGGCTCCCGGCTCGTGGCCAGCACGCGCAACGCGGGCAGCCGGCGCAGCAGGTTTTCGGCCAGCTCGGCGGCGGTGTCCACGACGTGTTCGCAGTTGTCCAGCACCAGCAACGCTTCCGCGCCGCAAAGCGCCTCCACCGCGTGCTCGAACGGATCGACCTGC
The nucleotide sequence above comes from Amycolatopsis sp. AA4. Encoded proteins:
- a CDS encoding ankyrin repeat domain-containing protein is translated as MWSAAHQAVELEDLPRLRALLDAGHDVEDDIGDGWTLLRHAIDAEVDGHIQSGEPLHVDVTAFLLARGADPSRRHEGVSAVEEADSRGHWLAADLMRAWLERGRKP
- a CDS encoding BTAD domain-containing putative transcriptional regulator, with the protein product MRVALLGPLRAEGKDGTPIDIGGARLRMLLSRLALDAGRAVPAEALIDGLWGAEPPADAANALQSLVSRLRRVLRPAGAELESGNGGYRLAVPPEAVDLHRFERLSAEGRRELAAGRDGTAAESLAAALALWRGPALADVLDAPFAAAPATLLEERRTETAEDWFEAELRLGRHADVLADLTAAAQAHPLRERLAGLRIRALSAAGRQADALAAYSAIRATLADELGVDPSAELQEVHLRALRGEYTPVAAVADRLPQRLTSFIGRTDELKLLAELLEGARLVTLVGPGGAGKTRLATEAASRHPAHSRGLVWFVPLAGVRDAEDVLSALLNALEVRDLRTTETEARRRQVDPFEHAVEALCGAEALLVLDNCEHVVDTAAELAENLLRRLPALRVLATSREPLAITGETLCPLGPLPVPDETAPPSDVGTLDSVRLFLDRAMAVRPGFRLDESTVDSVRQICRRLDGMPLALELAAARLRSMTAQQIAERLDDRFRLLTSGSRTALPRQRTLRAVVEWSWDLLSDAEVRLARRLAVFAASFSEEAVENVCADDELPAEDIVYVLGSLVEKSIVDVVGLRYRLLETLRAYASERLAESGEQERMRVAMVAYYAELAHRNEPLLRGRDQLRAIDVYEHDSDNFTSALRAAIESGAAESAARLLFGLFWYLNIVGQNERAAQFVDEVLELGAQLPPDLAASLRLSQVLMLAMSGPQVEADVPELVDECVRTGAAERNPWLWVGLPIVAYLNGERELAKREIRRAVERDDLWSRAAGHWAESFVLGDMGDLEGAERARELAHQGFAEVGDRWGLGMTHGFRAAALSQSGDHEAAIAGYTEGLRLVMELRSRDDIVQQWWRLAVERSRAGDQEGAWRDMEAAERYASSGGNNGLRLILLLGRAELLIRERNIAQAREVFREMKSARADWPTPEGFEAEWLAAIEAGLLLAEGRPDEAEPAVFEVIEQTAGRFDMPDLAGMVELLARIRYQQGRLEESARMLALSAVVRGRFDLGSPEVRELIANLTRDLGAERYEALVAETSRLDRAEAIGAVRAERSCVIGDN
- a CDS encoding amidohydrolase family protein, giving the protein MRIVALEEHVILPVLRDAWAKAGLQPHGYPEGHPVTRKLLDVGDERLADMDEQGIDVAVLSLTTPGVQNLPAADAVPVAREANDALAEIVAANPTRYQAFATLPTSSPEAAAEELERAVGLGFRGAMLYGRTGEKLADAPEFDDLYATAARLRAPLHFHPQAPVRAVQDVYYSGLPNGVGAALATAGLGWYYDLGVQYLRMIFSGVFDRHPELQVIAGHWGEVVLFYLDHVGVLGGMAGLRQPLADYFRQNFWIAGSGTVSERYLRWTAEVVGTGRMLYSTDYPYTFGTRPGGFPYLDTSGGVARSFLEQVPFSEEEKAAIGSGNWERLTGHLATGRQPR